The following coding sequences lie in one Gouania willdenowi chromosome 5, fGouWil2.1, whole genome shotgun sequence genomic window:
- the ndrg3a gene encoding protein NDRG3a isoform X2: MDELQDVQLTEIKPLLTNKNARNFQDFDCQEHDIETAHGVLHVTMRGVPKGNRPIILTYHDIGLNHKSCFNTLFNYEDMLEITQHFAVVHVDAPGQQEGAPPFPSGYRYPTMDELAEMLPSVMTQLKVNSVIGIGVGAGAYVLSHFALNNPTLVEGLVLINIDPCAEGWIDWAASKLTGWTSNLVDIIMGHHFSTDELTENQELIQTYRLHITHDINQDNLALFCGSYQYRKDLDIERPIVGLNEDTVKTLTCPALLVVGDTSPAVEAVVECNSRLNPTKTTLLKMADCGGLPQVVQPGKLTEAFKYFVQGMGYMPSVGMTRLARSRTASSSSITSTDGSRSRNNLNSLLEGSGSGAGPQTMEVSC, translated from the exons ATGGACGAGCTGCAGGATGTACAGCTGACTGAGATCAAGCCGCTGCTGACCAATAAA AATGCACGCAACTTCCAAGACTTCGATTGCCAG GAGCACGACATTGAGACGGCTCACGGTGTGCTCCATGTGACCATGAGAGGCGTCCCCAAGGGCAACCGACCCATCATCCTCACCTATCACGACATTGGCCTCAACC ACAAGTCGTGTTTTAACACCCTGTTCAACTACGAGGACATGCTGGAGATCACGCAGCACTTTGCAGTCGTGCACGTGGACGCGCCCGGACAGCAAGAGGGGGCGCCGCCTTTCCCCAGTGG TTACCGCTACCCGACCATGGATGAGTTGGCAGAAATGCTGCCGTCTGTAATGACTCAGCTAAA GGTGAACAGTGTGATTGGCATCGGTGTCGGAGCAGGAGCATACGTCCTCAGCCACTTTGCA CTGAACAACCCCACCCTGGTGGAGGGCCTGGTGCTGATCAACATTGACCCGTGTGCAGAAGGCTGGATCGACTGGGCTGCTTCAAAG CTGACAGGATGGACCAGTAACTTGGTGGACATCATCATGGGTCACCACTTCAGCACC GATGAACTGACAGAAAACCAGGAGCTGATCCAGACTTACCGTCTGCACATCACACACGACATCAACCAGGACAACCTGGCCCTCTTCTGTGGCTCCTACCAATA CCGCAAAGACCTTGACATTGAGAGACCGATTGTGGGTCTGAATGAAGACACAGTCAAAACACTAAC GTGCCCCGCTCTGCTGGTGGTTGGCGACACATCACCTGCTGTGGAGGCTGTG GTGGAGTGTAATTCCAGGTTAAACCCAACCAAGACTACTTTGCTAAAG ATGGCTGATTGTGGAGGCTTACCTCAGGTGGTCCAG CCAGGGAAGCTCACTGAAGCCTTCAAGTACTTTGTCCAGGGCATGGGCTACA TGCCGTCAGTGGGGATGACTCGTCTGGCTCGCTCTCGcaccgcctcctcctcctccatcacatCCACGGATGGCAGCCGCAGCCGTAACAACCTCAACAGCTTGCTGGAGGGCAGCGGCAGTGGAGCCGGGCCTCAGACCATGGAGGTGTCCTGCtaa
- the ndrg3a gene encoding protein NDRG3a isoform X1 produces the protein MDELQDVQLTEIKPLLTNKNARNFQDFDCQEHDIETAHGVLHVTMRGVPKGNRPIILTYHDIGLNHKSCFNTLFNYEDMLEITQHFAVVHVDAPGQQEGAPPFPSGYRYPTMDELAEMLPSVMTQLKVNSVIGIGVGAGAYVLSHFALNNPTLVEGLVLINIDPCAEGWIDWAASKLTGWTSNLVDIIMGHHFSTDELTENQELIQTYRLHITHDINQDNLALFCGSYQYRKDLDIERPIVGLNEDTVKTLTCPALLVVGDTSPAVEAVVECNSRLNPTKTTLLKMADCGGLPQVVQPGKLTEAFKYFVQGMGYIPYVLLSHLSNESVPSVGMTRLARSRTASSSSITSTDGSRSRNNLNSLLEGSGSGAGPQTMEVSC, from the exons ATGGACGAGCTGCAGGATGTACAGCTGACTGAGATCAAGCCGCTGCTGACCAATAAA AATGCACGCAACTTCCAAGACTTCGATTGCCAG GAGCACGACATTGAGACGGCTCACGGTGTGCTCCATGTGACCATGAGAGGCGTCCCCAAGGGCAACCGACCCATCATCCTCACCTATCACGACATTGGCCTCAACC ACAAGTCGTGTTTTAACACCCTGTTCAACTACGAGGACATGCTGGAGATCACGCAGCACTTTGCAGTCGTGCACGTGGACGCGCCCGGACAGCAAGAGGGGGCGCCGCCTTTCCCCAGTGG TTACCGCTACCCGACCATGGATGAGTTGGCAGAAATGCTGCCGTCTGTAATGACTCAGCTAAA GGTGAACAGTGTGATTGGCATCGGTGTCGGAGCAGGAGCATACGTCCTCAGCCACTTTGCA CTGAACAACCCCACCCTGGTGGAGGGCCTGGTGCTGATCAACATTGACCCGTGTGCAGAAGGCTGGATCGACTGGGCTGCTTCAAAG CTGACAGGATGGACCAGTAACTTGGTGGACATCATCATGGGTCACCACTTCAGCACC GATGAACTGACAGAAAACCAGGAGCTGATCCAGACTTACCGTCTGCACATCACACACGACATCAACCAGGACAACCTGGCCCTCTTCTGTGGCTCCTACCAATA CCGCAAAGACCTTGACATTGAGAGACCGATTGTGGGTCTGAATGAAGACACAGTCAAAACACTAAC GTGCCCCGCTCTGCTGGTGGTTGGCGACACATCACCTGCTGTGGAGGCTGTG GTGGAGTGTAATTCCAGGTTAAACCCAACCAAGACTACTTTGCTAAAG ATGGCTGATTGTGGAGGCTTACCTCAGGTGGTCCAG CCAGGGAAGCTCACTGAAGCCTTCAAGTACTTTGTCCAGGGCATGGGCTACA TTCCCTACGTTCTCCTCAGTCACCTGAGCAACGAATCAG TGCCGTCAGTGGGGATGACTCGTCTGGCTCGCTCTCGcaccgcctcctcctcctccatcacatCCACGGATGGCAGCCGCAGCCGTAACAACCTCAACAGCTTGCTGGAGGGCAGCGGCAGTGGAGCCGGGCCTCAGACCATGGAGGTGTCCTGCtaa
- the ndrg3a gene encoding protein NDRG3a isoform X3: MDELQDVQLTEIKPLLTNKNARNFQDFDCQEHDIETAHGVLHVTMRGVPKGNRPIILTYHDIGLNHKSCFNTLFNYEDMLEITQHFAVVHVDAPGQQEGAPPFPSGYRYPTMDELAEMLPSVMTQLKVNSVIGIGVGAGAYVLSHFALNNPTLVEGLVLINIDPCAEGWIDWAASKLTGWTSNLVDIIMGHHFSTDELTENQELIQTYRLHITHDINQDNLALFCGSYQYRKDLDIERPIVGLNEDTVKTLTCPALLVVGDTSPAVEAVVECNSRLNPTKTTLLKMADCGGLPQVVQPGKLTEAFKYFVQGMGYMCGTHNPQ; the protein is encoded by the exons ATGGACGAGCTGCAGGATGTACAGCTGACTGAGATCAAGCCGCTGCTGACCAATAAA AATGCACGCAACTTCCAAGACTTCGATTGCCAG GAGCACGACATTGAGACGGCTCACGGTGTGCTCCATGTGACCATGAGAGGCGTCCCCAAGGGCAACCGACCCATCATCCTCACCTATCACGACATTGGCCTCAACC ACAAGTCGTGTTTTAACACCCTGTTCAACTACGAGGACATGCTGGAGATCACGCAGCACTTTGCAGTCGTGCACGTGGACGCGCCCGGACAGCAAGAGGGGGCGCCGCCTTTCCCCAGTGG TTACCGCTACCCGACCATGGATGAGTTGGCAGAAATGCTGCCGTCTGTAATGACTCAGCTAAA GGTGAACAGTGTGATTGGCATCGGTGTCGGAGCAGGAGCATACGTCCTCAGCCACTTTGCA CTGAACAACCCCACCCTGGTGGAGGGCCTGGTGCTGATCAACATTGACCCGTGTGCAGAAGGCTGGATCGACTGGGCTGCTTCAAAG CTGACAGGATGGACCAGTAACTTGGTGGACATCATCATGGGTCACCACTTCAGCACC GATGAACTGACAGAAAACCAGGAGCTGATCCAGACTTACCGTCTGCACATCACACACGACATCAACCAGGACAACCTGGCCCTCTTCTGTGGCTCCTACCAATA CCGCAAAGACCTTGACATTGAGAGACCGATTGTGGGTCTGAATGAAGACACAGTCAAAACACTAAC GTGCCCCGCTCTGCTGGTGGTTGGCGACACATCACCTGCTGTGGAGGCTGTG GTGGAGTGTAATTCCAGGTTAAACCCAACCAAGACTACTTTGCTAAAG ATGGCTGATTGTGGAGGCTTACCTCAGGTGGTCCAG CCAGGGAAGCTCACTGAAGCCTTCAAGTACTTTGTCCAGGGCATGGGCTACA TGTGTGGCACTCACAACCCTCAGTAG